A DNA window from Engraulis encrasicolus isolate BLACKSEA-1 chromosome 3, IST_EnEncr_1.0, whole genome shotgun sequence contains the following coding sequences:
- the LOC134446193 gene encoding rano class II histocompatibility antigen, B alpha chain-like, which yields MTLTGIYFILAGILCARAKLVHVDYRLLGCTDSDGEDMYGLDEEEMRHADWKAGKYVSTFPAFADPIRFPDTSYQQALNNQQICKQNLDMAIRAYKTPAVAEAQPMSSIYSRNQVKLGTANTLICLVTGFYPPRLNMTWTRNNKIVTMGASNSELRMNLNDGTYRQFFTLKFTPEERDIYTCTVEHSALGMPMTREFEVDVPPEASVGPSVFCGVGLTLGLLGVATGTFFLVKGNQCN from the exons ATGACTTTAACAGGAATCTATTTTATCCTTGCGGGGATTCTCTGTGCAAGAGCGAAGC ttGTACATGTGGATTATCGCCTGTTGGGATGCACAGACTCAGATGGAGAGGATATGTATGGGTTGGATGAAGAAGAGATGAGACATGCAGACTGGAAGGCTGGGAAGTATGTGTCCACATTTCCTGCCTTTGCTGACCCAATTAGGTTCCCTGACACCTCATATCAGCAGGCTCTAAATAACCAGCAAATCTGTAAGCAGAACTTGGATATGGCCATACGAGCTTACAAAACTCCAGCAGTAGCAGAAG CTCAGCCAATGAGCTCCATCTACTCCAGGAACCAGGTGAAGCTGGGCACTGCCAACACCCTCATCTGTCTGGTCACTGGGTTCTACCCTCCCCGGCTCAACATGACGTGGACCAGGAACAacaagattgtgaccatgggggCGAGTAACAGTGAGCTCCGTATGAATCTTAATGACGGCACCTACAGGCAGTTCTTCACCCTCAAGTTCACTCCTGAAGAGAGGGACATCTACACCTGCACTGTGGAGCACTCAGCACTGGGCATGCCAATGACCAGAGAGTTCG aGGTTGATGTTCCTCCAGAGGCCAGTGTTGGTCCGTCCGTGTTCTGTGGAGTGGGTCTGACCCTGGGACTGCTGGGAGTGGCTACCGGAACATTCTTCCTTGTCAAGGGGAACCAGTGCAACTGA